Within the Nerophis ophidion isolate RoL-2023_Sa linkage group LG01, RoL_Noph_v1.0, whole genome shotgun sequence genome, the region ccgcgacccgacctcggataagcagatgaagatggatggatggattatatattGTTAGAAAaagtattacaatattttgctgCTAGTTTGACCTATCTAAATTCAATCAAAacagagttttgttttttttgtttacactgaTTCTAGCTCCACTTGTCTAAGCCAAGTCATGTAAACTTGATCCATCATTCTGGCAAAgcactaaatcaggggtgtccaaagtgcggcccggcggccatttgcggccccgcagctaattgtttaccagcCCCTCCCCCACACagtctggaaatgctattgcaaaaataaaaaaagaacattaaaaacattggaatgaggggaaatctaacgagaaaaagttgcaattttgacacaaagctgccatgcaggctgttttttgtttttttttgtatttattttaccatATTAAAACCGTCTttaataaacaagttgaaaaacttattcgggtgttaccattaatggtcaattgtacggaatatgtactgaactgtgcaatctactaattacaagtttcaatcaattattatatttttgccattgctccaaaaaaaaaaataatgacaaaaaaattagttttataatgaattatttctaaagctccaattagttcaaatatttcacttaaaaatgttttatgtggtaaatattgcatatattgtgccgttgccatataaaaacactgttttctttgacaaaagagcataaaacaaacaaaataatagttgaaacgtaaaatcgacagatatatctgaaattgatcttataacttaaaggggaacattatcacaatttcaaaagggttaaaaaccaaaatcagttcccagtggcttgttgtattttttgaattttttttcaaatttttaccagtcccggaatatccctaaataaagctttaaagtgccttattttcgctatcttcgaaaccactatccatttccctgtgacgtcacacagtgctgccaatgtaaacaaacaatgggaataccacagcaagatatagcgacattagctcggattcagactcggatttcagcgacttaagcgattcaacagattacgcatgtattgaaacagatggtcggagtatggaggcagatagcgaaaacgaaattgaagaagaaattgaagctattgagcgaatagctattgacgctattcggccatagcgtgggtgtacctaatgaagtggcccatagcatggctgccttagtagcatcgctggtaaaatgtgcggaccaaacgttcaggactttcgcatcttgtgacactggagcaacttaaatccgtcgattggtaagtgtttgtttcgcattaaatgtgggtatctagtttcaaatgtacatacagctagcgtaaatagcatgttagcatcgattagcgtagcatgtttgcatcgattagctggcagtcatgctgtgaccaaatatgtctgattagcacataagtcaacaacatcaacaaaactcacctttgtgatttcgttgactatcgttgcaaatgcatctacaggttatccatacatctctgtgccatgtctgtcttagcatcgccggtcaaatgtggagtcactctggtacattcaatgggggtctggcggcagacactttggcatcttggggccagtggtgcaacttgaatccctccctgttagtgttgttacaccctccgacaacacaccaacgaggcatgatgtccccaaggttccaaaaaatagtcaaaaaaacggaaaataacagagctgagacccggtgtttgtaatgtgttgaaaatgaaaatggtgggtgtgttacctcggcgacgtcacattctgacgtcatcgcctccagagcgataaacagaaaggcgtttaattcgccaaaattcacccatttagagttcggaaatcggttaaaaaaatacatggtcttttttctgcaccatcaaggtatatattgacgcttacataggtctgctgataatgttcccctttaagtgttgaaagtataaaaataaaaaaaactaataaaaatgtatcactttctgagtggggcaccttttgtatCCCAATTATATTTAgtagtattttatttgtattttcagtgtgattactcaaaaataataaagaactaAAATCAATGGAgccgtatagctcggttggtagagtggccgtgccagcaacctgagggttgcaggttcgattcccgcttccgccatcctagtcactgccgtcgtgtccttgggcaagacactttacccacctgctcccagtgccacccacaccggtttaaatgtaacttagatattgggtgtcactatgtaaagtgctttgagtcactagagaaaagcgctatataaatacaattcacttcacttcacatcttttAGGGCTCgaattaacctactcagtggcctagtggttagagtgtccgccctgagatgggtaggtcgtgagttcaaatcccgtccgagtcataccaaagactataaaaatgcgacccattacctcagcattaagggttggaattggggcttaaatcaccataaatgattcccgggcgcggcccccggctgctgcccactgctcccctcacctaccaggggggataaagggtgatgggtcaaatgcagagaataatttcgccacatctagtatgtgtgtgacaatcattggtactttaattttttactaaatactgcttctttcagttttactattaaaaaaacaaagatgtttttgacagaaaagccataaaacctttttatttttttttaaagttggggacggcgtggcgcagtggcagagcggccgtgcacaacccgagggtccctggttcgaatcccaccaagtaccaacctcgtcacgtccgttgtgtcctgagcaagacacttcacccttgctcctgatgggtgctggttggcgccttgcatggcagctccctccatcagtgtgtgaatgtgtgtgtgaatgggtaaatgtggaagtagtgtcaaagcgctttgagtaccttgaaggtagaaaagcgctatacaagtacaacccatttatcatttatatagagatttactgtaggcgttaaataaaaaataatacaacttttacttatttttaacatttcaataactgagaccctttatggtccccttgactcctaaaggtaaaatacattttaaaaatccatatattttgttatggtttgaaaatgaaaaatatcaaaatgtcccacgcatgctttaatttttccatgtgtggccctcagtggaaaaagtttggacacccctgcactaaatgaATGGCCAtgaaacactacatacagtacactacatagaagtgtttgtgttgtgtgtttcCCGCAGGGGCCGTGCAGCTGATTGGTCATCCAGAAGAACTTCCCCCTCAGTTGGCAGGAGGGAGCTCCACTTTGACTCCACAACCaccccacattaaaaaggaagaggaggaactctgcatcactcaggagggagagtgtcttctaggaccgCCGGAACCTGATCTCActaagtttccactgactgttgtctctgtgaagactgaagaagatgaagagaaaccacaagtagacaacctcttagctccactatcagatagtgaggctgaagacgaaGTGGAAGtaactttgagcagcgatacagactgtgaaggtgatatgaggactcacgctgacaacaaacactctgaatTCTCTGAAAAGATaagagacaaaacacatttcagcTGCTCAGTGTGTGCGAAAACCTTTACTAAAAAAAGCAATCTGACTTATCACACGAGaacgcacacgggagaaaaaccatTTGTCTGTTCAGTTTGCGGCAGAGGCTTTTCTATAAAGTGCAACTTGACCTCACACATTAGGACACACTCAGGAGAAAAAATATTtggttgttcagtttgtggcaaataCTTTTCTCAGAAGAGTTATTTGAGtcaacacatgaaaacacacgcGGGAGGAAAATCATTGAATTCAGGTGACGATTTAGACTTTGAATGCTTTGAAAATAAGCGAAGCAAACGTTTCAGCTGCTCGGTTTGTGCAAAACGTTTTACTAATAAGAGAAACtggactcaacacatgagaacacacacgggagaaaaaccctttATTTGTTCGGTTTGTGGTCGAGGTTTTTCGGTGAAGggtaatttgactcaacacatgagaacacacacgggagaaaaactaTTTAGGTGTTCGGCCTGTGGTAAAAGATTTTCTCTGAAGAGTAGTTTGACTGACCACCTGataacacacaccggagaaaaactaTTTAGTTGTTCGGTTTGCGGTAAGAACTTTGCTTTGAAGGGTAacttgactcaacacatgagaacacacacaagaGAAAAACTATTCAGTTGTTCGATTTGTGGTAAAGGCTTTTCTCTGAAGAGCAGtctgactgaacacatgagaacacacactggagaaaaaccatttagttgtttGGTCTGTGGCAAGTACTTTTCCCAAAGGGGTAATCTGATTCCACACATGACTACACACACAGGCGCCAAACCGTTTAAATGTTCAGTTTGTTGCAAGAGCTTTTCACAAAAGGGTAATTTGAGCCAACACATGACAACGCACACACACGAAAAACCGTTTAACTGTCCAGTCTGCGGTAAAGGCTTTTCTCAAAAGAAAAACATGACgaaacacaagagaacacactcGGAAGAAAATATCACTTAGGTGTGCGGTGAAAGACGCTGAAGAACACACAGAGAACTCAGCTGTCTAGGATATGTTCTCTCCTCAAATATATTCCGCTGCTCCTTTCTCAAATATTCAATGTCTTTGTACAAAGTGggattatacatccatccatttttttaccgcgtatttcctttggggtcgcggggggcgctggtgcctatctcagctacaattgggcggaaggcggggtacaccctggacaagtcgccacctcatcgcagggccaacacagacagacaacactcacattcacacgctagggaccatttagtgttgccaatccacttatccccaggtgcatgtctttggaggtgggaggaaacccacgcagtcacggggaggacatgcaaactccacacagaaagatctcgagcccgggatcgaaccctgACTgctctggaccttcgtattgtgaggcagacgcactaacccctcccccaccgtgctAACCCTCTGGAGCATAATTTTATCCGTCCGTGTCTTCTTTGTCAATGAAACGATCCTGAATTGTGTGACGGACGATGCCTGCAGTGCTTGCTTGGTTGCTCCTTCTGCAGACGAGACAGATGACTCCAGATAAGGAGGAAATGTAGTCCTCTTCCATGATGCCTTCTTTAGCAAAACCTATATGATTAGGCTGAAACGTTTTCCGAACCATTCCCCATGTTGCTCTGAATCTGTGCTCTTTTATCTTTCTTTTTGTGATGTTTTTGACGACTTTTATGTTGCTCTTAGCCTGCCGTATGTTATGTGTTCTCCCCTTTCTCAAATGTGAGACAATACAGTTAAATCAAGtggaatatatataatataaggcaaatatttggactcggggggcctctttgagagaaaaaaatgtgtcagggggagggggggcaatgtgtatgtgtgtataaatgatatgtacacatttagatgtaaaaatctgctgtacagcatttgtgtttgggtccctttttgtcaggaacactaatacccaAAGTCATAATGTCTGATGGAATTCTAAAAAACGTATGACAGACCACCCTCAAAACAAAGGAATGgactttgactgttttttttcactgaatggcacacccaaaatgtacattaaaataaagaaagtggcatttacaatattaactatgaacaataaaacactaaatagtaacaacatatgaatgtcgctactcttttacaatgaatgagaataataatgaattacatttgtatcacactttacatttgttgaaatctcaaagtgctccaaagtataaaaataattgaaaaatataaatagaaagttagaatatatgataaattaaaatagaaataaagttatgaaaaacactagataaaatagaaataaaagcatGAGAGCACTGGATAAAACAGAGAAATTTGATGAAAGCTGTGCTAAAAAAAACGGGTTTTTAGTCCCTTCTTAAAACGGTCGACCGACTGTGGTTCTCTAAGATGGTCGGGGAGAGCGTTCCAGAGTTGGGAAGTGGTCGAGCAAAAAGCCCGGCGGTCCGTagattttacttctcagaccagctcctcgatagaAATCTTTTACCattaagcaaaacacaacaaaaatgtaacaaaagaaCAAGAGTAATTAAAGctgcgatggacgggaccgacttttgctggtgtttcctgcctttacccattcaacatatctttacctgcacgttacctaccttccctgcatcctggggtcacactggtgcttctttctttcaaccatacatgctggtgcttcctgccatcacagAGACAATATACCTTTACcggcacattacctaccttctctgtatcctggagtctaACTggcgcctccttctttcacccagtcaacatatcttcacCCGCACCGTACCTAccgtctctgcattgtgtggtcacgctggtgcttccttcctttaagcggccatcttgagacggcagcagttctttgaaggctcgcaaaatcaaaaccgtagcagttagaaaaactctttgcgcaacttttaatctctttcctgtgcgagtttgaagccgacacaacaaacgcgctcagaggagataatgtttgaaaaaaggtgacgggttttcacaaaacttttgttttgaaggggtaattgccaacttcctgttgatttttgctgaaggatgtcaattaatgaaatgtaggtctaagtgagacctacatagaggttttttgtttcatgtctctacgacattcctaccggaagttacaagcagttttgtctgtgttttcttcccaagagcagttttgtcagtgttttattcctagggggcgctaaagcgaaattttgagttttgggttgttgttgtttttttttttaattagatcgcaattttcaccagtcatgatgtgtgtgtcgagtttggtgagttttgaagcattttaagggggtcaaattttagctcaaagaggcaaaaatgacatttttttaggaaacttttgttttgaaggggttttgccaacttcctgttgatttttgctgaagggtgtaagtatgtaaaaaaaagtaaataataaataatacaaaattattccGCGTCCTGGTAGTTGGGGACCActtcagtacagtacatattccgtacaattgacctctaaatggtaaaacccgaataagtttttcaacttgtttaagtcggggtccacgttaaatcaattcatggttgccAATCAAGCTTCTTTATATGCCAACGAGCCTCCTGCAGACTGGGCTGGATctttttttggtgttgttttgctTATGCTAGCATTTCCtatgcacttccctgctgcactattaCTTTGTTTTATGAGTGTTGTATAGATTCCTGTCTGCGTTCCATTATTTACAATAAACTGTGGTGAAGTACattgtttatattattaatattattattattattaaaacaagtATAACTCTACCATTGGTGTGATGCTGCTTTTGTATCAACTCTGTTagaaaacggtaaaaaaaaaaagaaaaatcactaGTAAAGAATGTGTTAATCACTCTTGTTATTATGCGCAACATTGATATATGTTTCTAAAGTATTAAACAGCAGATGTAATGTAATTGCAAAACGTTGTTTTAattcaaaccatccatccatccatccatttactaccgcttattcccaaacCATAAACCGTAATACGTTTTtggaaacctttattttgaaaaaatatatatgtcaaGTAAGGAACGGAAGTTGCTGACTTGTGGCGCATGCGCAAGCGGGTTGAGCAGTGGCAAGGCGAAAAGAAGAAGACGGGCTGCTGAGTAAATGTGACTTTTTTTACAGTTTTACGGCAACTTGGATTCAATTCGAACTTAGCTACGACTACGTTATTTTCCCACGAAACGGAAGTTGAGTTTGGAGCGACGGAGTGTTacctgaagtgaagattgaagacgtgatagaagatggacgactactgctatgctaagatggtgACGTCATGTCAAAGACAACATGAAAGACAATCAGAAACTTCCAGCAAATCACCGACGGAGAAAATGATAAAAACTGAAGATGAAGGTGAGTGAGTTGACGTTTAATTATTTGGAAGCTATTTCAGGCCCCGAAGAAAGGCGTTAATGAGATATTAGCCGActtggttgaaaaatgtaaacGAAGAGCCGCCATGTTTGTTAGCTTGAAGAAGGATGTTGACTTCATATCAGTGGAGATTCTGTACGttcatatatatattgtgtgtgtgtgtatatatatatgtgtatctatatatgtatgtgtgtatatatatatatgtacaattgtgtgtgtgtgtgtgtgtgtgtgttgtgtgtgtatatatatatatatatatatatatatatatatatatgtatatgtgtgtgtgtgtatatatatatgtgtatctatatatgtatgtgtgtatatatatatatatatgtacaattgtgtgtgtgtatatatatatatatatatatatatatatatatatatatatatatatacatacatatataggtatcatgtatgtgtatgtatatatcatgtaagtatgtatatatatatatatatatatataggtatcatgcatgtgtatgtatggatgtatatatatatgtatatctatatatgtatgtgtgtatatatgtgtacaattgtgtgtgtgtgtgtgtgtatatacatttatatatatacataggtatcatgcatgtgtatgtatgtatgtatatctatttatatatatgtatatctacatatgtatgtgtgtgtatatatatgtgtacaattgtgtgtgtgtgtgtgtgtgtatatacatttatatatatatacatatgtatcatgtatgtgtgtgtatgtatatataaatgataaatgggttgtatttgtatagcgtttttctaccttcaaggtactcaaagcgctttgacactacttccacatttacccattcacacacacattcacacactgatggagggagctgccatgcaaggcgccaaccagcacccatcaggagcaagggtgaagtgtcttgctcaggacacaactgacgtgacgaggttggtactaggtggggattgaaccaggggttGTACACGtccactctctcactgcgccacaccgtcccttatatacatataatatatatatatagttatagttattatttatgtgtatgtatatatatatatatatatatatatatatatatatatatatattaaatgtatatacatcatgtgtatatatatatatacatgtatatatgtatgtatgtatcatgtatatgtatatatatgttagggctgcaaatctttgggtgtcccacgatttgattcaatatcgattcttggggtcacgattctattgaaaatcgttttttttttttttttttcaattcaacacgattttagattcaaaaacaattttttccccaaattaaaaggattctctattcattcaatacatagatttcagcaggatctaccccagtctgctgacatgctagcagagtagtagatttaaaaaaaaaaaaagcttatataattataaaggacaatgttttatcaactgattgcaataatgtaaatttgtgtcaactattaaaggaagcaaaaatatgacttattttatctttgtgcaaacattggacacagtgtgttgtccagcttatgagatgccatgcaagtgtaagccactgtgacactattgttcttttttttatttttataaatgtctaatgataatgtcaataagggatttttaatcactgctatgctgaaattataactaatattgatactgttgttgataatattcatttttgtgtcactacttttggtttgttctgtgtggtgtttgtgtctcctctcaattgctctgtttagtgcagttctgagtgttgctggctcaggtttggtt harbors:
- the LOC133550894 gene encoding gastrula zinc finger protein XlCGF57.1-like isoform X1, with product MATSAQRQHERQSETSRKSPTEIKTKTPDEGAVQLIGHPEELPPQLAGGSSTLTPQPPHIKKEEEELCITQEGECLLGPPEPDLTKFPLTVVSVKTEEDEEKPQVDNLLAPLSDSEAEDEVEVTLSSDTDCEGDMRTHADNKHSEFSEKIRDKTHFSCSVCAKTFTKKSNLTYHTRTHTGEKPFVCSVCGRGFSIKCNLTSHIRTHSGEKIFGCSVCGKYFSQKSYLSQHMKTHAGGKSLNSGDDLDFECFENKRSKRFSCSVCAKRFTNKRNWTQHMRTHTGEKPFICSVCGRGFSVKGNLTQHMRTHTGEKLFRCSACGKRFSLKSSLTDHLITHTGEKLFSCSVCGKNFALKGNLTQHMRTHTREKLFSCSICGKGFSLKSSLTEHMRTHTGEKPFSCLVCGKYFSQRGNLIPHMTTHTGAKPFKCSVCCKSFSQKGNLSQHMTTHTHEKPFNCPVCGKGFSQKKNMTKHKRTHSEENIT